The proteins below are encoded in one region of Amycolatopsis acidiphila:
- a CDS encoding prepilin peptidase, whose translation MINELPSITQSTSVAAAIAITALFAMAGATLAVLASAVLARARAPAPVPLAPVAAMTAALWAVVGWRWLGHGWPSWWLPVPLALTTFAVPLAAADLRHRRLPDVLTLPAYPILAIALCASATTGPGIGLAVRALAAGAVFGGLHLLVHALSRSSLGAGDVKLAGALGAVLGAVSWAALVVAAVLAAMTTVVLALTRRRRHGVPHGPGLLLATWLVAVFHGTGTGA comes from the coding sequence GTGATCAACGAACTGCCATCCATCACCCAGTCAACCTCCGTCGCTGCCGCCATCGCCATCACCGCCCTCTTCGCCATGGCGGGCGCGACGCTCGCCGTACTCGCGTCCGCCGTCCTCGCCCGGGCAAGGGCTCCTGCTCCTGTCCCCCTCGCCCCGGTCGCCGCAATGACCGCCGCCCTCTGGGCAGTGGTCGGGTGGCGCTGGCTCGGCCACGGCTGGCCGTCCTGGTGGCTACCGGTGCCCCTCGCCCTCACGACGTTCGCCGTCCCGCTGGCCGCGGCCGATCTTCGGCACCGCCGCCTGCCGGACGTGCTCACCCTGCCCGCCTACCCCATCCTGGCGATCGCGCTGTGTGCCTCGGCGACGACCGGTCCGGGCATCGGCCTGGCGGTGCGCGCCCTTGCCGCCGGCGCGGTGTTCGGCGGTCTCCACCTGCTCGTCCACGCGCTGTCGCGAAGCTCGCTCGGCGCCGGTGACGTCAAGCTGGCGGGTGCGCTCGGCGCCGTCCTCGGGGCGGTCAGCTGGGCCGCGCTCGTGGTCGCGGCGGTGCTCGCCGCAATGACCACGGTGGTCCTCGCCCTGACCCGCCGCCGCCGTCACGGCGTGCCGCACGGGCCCGGGTTGCTCCTGGCGACTTGGCTGGTCGCGGTGTTTCACGGAACAGGTACGGGCGCTTGA
- a CDS encoding anti-sigma factor family protein translates to MSRPADEFETYDAAYVLGALSPEDRAAFEAHLKECPECARSVQELAGLPGLLAQVGPEMAETGEPPAGLLPSMLHSVRKIRRRRTFTTFGVGVAAAAAVALAIVLPQTGGGVGGTAMTPLIAAPVQATAAVAAVSGGSRVDMSCEYQGAAYGADYRLVAVRPDGTEEDLASWWADPNRTAKISLDTSMSPNDIQSLEIRTASGLAVLRWQP, encoded by the coding sequence ATGAGCAGGCCGGCGGACGAGTTCGAGACCTACGATGCGGCGTACGTCCTCGGTGCGTTGTCCCCGGAGGACCGGGCCGCCTTCGAGGCGCACCTCAAGGAGTGCCCGGAGTGCGCGCGGTCGGTGCAGGAGCTGGCCGGTCTGCCGGGGTTGCTGGCGCAGGTGGGGCCGGAGATGGCCGAGACGGGCGAGCCGCCGGCGGGGTTGCTGCCGTCGATGCTGCACTCGGTGCGCAAGATCCGCCGGCGCCGCACGTTCACGACGTTCGGCGTCGGGGTGGCGGCGGCCGCGGCGGTGGCGCTGGCGATCGTGCTGCCCCAGACCGGAGGTGGCGTCGGCGGGACGGCGATGACCCCGTTGATCGCGGCCCCGGTCCAGGCGACGGCGGCGGTGGCCGCCGTCTCGGGTGGCTCGAGGGTGGACATGTCGTGCGAGTACCAGGGCGCGGCGTACGGGGCGGACTACCGGCTGGTCGCGGTCCGGCCCGATGGGACGGAGGAGGACCTGGCCAGCTGGTGGGCGGACCCCAACCGCACGGCCAAGATCTCGCTGGACACGTCCATGTCCCCGAACGACATCCAGTCGCTGGAGATCCGCACCGCCTCCGGGCTGGCAGTACTGCGCTGGCAGCCCTGA
- a CDS encoding sigma-70 family RNA polymerase sigma factor — MKEAAEDQLMRALHDDHAAALWSYALRLTGGDRARAEDLVQETLLRAWKHPRVLDQSQGSARAWLFTVARRIAIDGWRSAAARSEVMTDAPPELAMPDGTERALQGWLVAEALGELSAAHREVLGLCYFQGYSVADAAGVLGVAPGTVKSRTHYALRALRLALEERGVTQ, encoded by the coding sequence ATGAAGGAGGCCGCGGAAGACCAGTTGATGCGCGCGCTGCACGACGATCACGCGGCCGCGCTCTGGTCCTACGCGTTGCGGCTGACCGGAGGAGACCGGGCCCGGGCCGAGGACCTGGTGCAGGAGACCCTGTTGCGCGCGTGGAAGCACCCGCGGGTCCTGGACCAGTCGCAGGGATCGGCCAGGGCCTGGTTGTTCACGGTGGCGCGGCGGATCGCGATCGACGGGTGGCGCTCGGCCGCCGCCCGCTCGGAGGTGATGACCGACGCGCCGCCCGAGCTGGCCATGCCCGACGGCACGGAGCGGGCGTTGCAGGGCTGGCTCGTGGCGGAGGCACTGGGGGAACTGTCCGCGGCTCACCGCGAGGTGCTGGGGCTGTGCTACTTCCAGGGGTACTCGGTCGCGGACGCGGCCGGCGTGCTCGGGGTGGCGCCGGGCACGGTGAAGTCGCGGACGCACTACGCGTTGCGCGCGCTGCGGCTCGCGCTGGAGGAGAGGGGGGTGACCCAATGA
- a CDS encoding QcrA and Rieske domain-containing protein yields MTAETPTRRTVLTTGIAAAGAAAGAVALAACGTDSGPSSSSGGGSGDTVAPAPSGTAVGTISDVQVGKCKSVTVNGQAAILARPTESSAACFSAICTHQGCTVNPDGNQLKCPCHGSVFDALTGAVVKGPAESPLPSIAVKVDGSSVVTA; encoded by the coding sequence ATGACTGCTGAAACACCCACCCGTCGTACCGTCCTGACCACCGGGATCGCCGCGGCCGGTGCCGCGGCCGGTGCGGTCGCGCTCGCGGCCTGCGGCACCGACTCGGGGCCGTCCTCCAGTTCCGGCGGAGGTTCCGGCGACACGGTCGCGCCCGCGCCGTCGGGCACCGCCGTCGGCACGATCTCCGACGTGCAGGTCGGCAAGTGCAAGTCGGTCACCGTGAACGGCCAGGCGGCCATCCTGGCCCGGCCCACCGAGAGCAGTGCGGCGTGCTTCAGCGCCATCTGCACGCACCAGGGCTGCACGGTCAACCCGGACGGCAACCAGCTCAAGTGCCCGTGCCACGGTTCCGTGTTCGACGCGCTCACCGGCGCGGTCGTGAAGGGGCCGGCGGAGTCGCCGCTGCCGTCGATCGCGGTCAAGGTCGACGGCAGCAGCGTCGTCACCGCCTGA